The Fusarium falciforme chromosome 7, complete sequence genome window below encodes:
- a CDS encoding MFS domain-containing protein has product MVRPGFPSSDGEDAGSIRSQSTLTRTDVEGAANYSANAEAEKVSDEPDANPNIVDWDGLDDPHNPLNWPSRSKVVQVVIVSLFTLNANLAATMYAPGAHELAAEFNITNSTVVALTVSLYVLGFAIGPLFLAPLSELYGRLIIYYVCHVLFIGFTFGCAFSKNTGMFLAFRLLGGCAASGPMSVGGGSIADMYPVHERGKAMALFSMGPLIGPVIGPIIGGFVSQNIGWRWTFRLILIVAGVILVATVVFVGETNAAVLIRRKTERLRKETGNDKLVPKFDRAETPKQMLLRAIVRPLKMLIFSPIVLLMSLYTGIIFGMIFLLFTTFTSVFSGTYGFSVGISGLVYLGLGIGMMLGLFTFSKTSDKLMKMKADQGGSKPEDRLILMKWLGITTPGGFFWYGWSAYYHTHWIVPILGTLFIGVGALFVIVPGQLYLVDCFGAEAAASALAANLLIRCPFGAFLDLAAPSLYDKLDLGWGNTVLGFIVLAFTPVPFLFHAYGETLRKKFPVDL; this is encoded by the exons ATGGTGAGACCAGGCTTTCCATCCTCAGATGGGGAAGATGCTGGAAGCATAAGGTCTCAGTCTACTTTAACACGAACCGACGTCGAGGGGGCTGCAAATTACTCGGCAAATGCAGAAGCGGAAAAGGTGTCGGATGAACCAGACGCAAACCCCAACATTGTTGACTGGGACGGCCTAGATGATCCCCATAATCCCCTTAACTGGCCTAGCAGGAGTAAGGTTGTTCAAGTGGTGATTGTGAGTCTGTTCACGCTCAATGC AAACCTCGCCGCTACCATGTACGCACCTGGTGCACACGAACTGGCCGCCGAATTCAACATTACAAACTCCACAGTCGTCGCACTGACCGTTAGTCTCTACGTACTGGGTTTCGCCATCGGCCCTCTCTTCCTCGCGCCTCTCTCCGAATTATACGGCCGTCTCATCATTTACTATGTCTGCCATGTCTTGTTCATCGGTTTCACCTTTGGATGCGCTTTCAGCAAAAATACTGGCATGTTTCTTGCCTTCCGCTTGCTTGGAGGCTGCGCCGCCTCTGGTCCCATGAGTGTTGGAGGCGGTTCCATCGCTGATATGTATCCTGTCCACGAGCGCGGGAAGGCTATGGCTCTGTTCAGCATGGGACCTCTTATTGGGCCC GTCATTGGCCCCATCATCGGCGGATTCGTTTCTCAGAATATTGGCTGGCGGTGGACCTTTCGACTCATCCTGATTGTG GCCGGTGTCATTCTTGTTGCCACAGTTGTCTTTGTCGGCGAGACCAACGCTGCCGTTCTCATACGCCGCAAGACTGAACGCCTTCGCAAGGAAACAGGAAATGACAAGCTTGTTCCCAAGTTTGATAGGGCCGAGACACCAAAGCAGATGCTCCTCCGCGCCATCGTCCGCCCCCTCAAGATGCTCATCTTTTCGCCCATTGTCTTGCTCATGTCGCTCTACACGGGTATCATCTTTGGCATGATCTTTTTGCTCTTCACGACTTTTACGTCAGTTTTTTCTGGCACCTATGGGTTCAGTGTCGGCATTTCGGGACTGGTctaccttggccttggtatTGGAATGATGCTTGGCTTATTTACCTTTTCCAAGACCAGCGACAagctgatgaagatgaaggcaGACCAAGGAGGCTCGAAGCCAGAGGATAGACTCATTCTCATGAAATGGCTTGGAATCACCACCCCAGGGGGCTTCTTCTGGTATGGCTGGTCCGCCTACTACCACACCCACTGGATCGTTCCCATTCTCGGCACGCTCTTTATCGGTGTCGGAGCTCTCTTTGTCATTGTCCCCGGACAGCTCTACCTAGTGGACTGCTTCGGAGCCGAAGCAGCTGCTTCAGCCCTTGCGGCCAACTTGCTCATTCGTTGTCCCTTTGGTGCTTTCTTGGATCTGGCTGCCCCATCATTGTACGACAAGCTCGATCTTGGATGGGGCAACACGGTGCTGGGATTCATCGTCTTGGCATTTACGCCTGtcccttttcttttccatGCCTACGGAGAGACTCTGAGGAAGAAGTTTCCGGTTGATCTGTAG
- a CDS encoding DUF5672 domain-containing protein produces the protein MNFLSNQRLMSPKFMRISIGLGVTFAIIIFLSVMAAVVPHPALPKITLTYANQSIYNESKVALLIENRPQPIIVPLMLKFMYQMPPDWRFRFMGSPESVAFVNQSAAMREHVKSGKVDLTYIPANMSTAGQEMISRFLTTLWLYDTVLQPAEILLVFQTDSMVCANNKRSMDDFIGYDWVGAPWSVGGRYGGNGGLSIRRVSRIIDILRNQRRIEGSQPEDVWLSERLGHHNAGSVANGSISSTFSGEMNGGPVEIVPEPECDADLDDDQEECEWENLRNKLSEQGRPGDWVKGLDDWRNGFYEPMGYHIGGAGQLHGAVWGRKEKRDHIYSYCPEAKMVLKMDWAEYIPGNCGESW, from the exons ATGAACTTCCTCTCAAATCAGCGACTGATGTCGCCCAAATTTATGCGCATCTCGATCGGATTGGGGGTTACTTTTGC AATCATCATCTTTCTCTCAGTCATGGCGGCCGTCGTCCCTCATCCGGCGCTCCCCAAAATCACCCTCACATACGCTAACCAGTCTATCTACAACGAATCCAAGGTCGCTCTCCTCATTGAGAACCGACCACAGCCCATCATCGTGCCTCTGATGCTCAAGTTCATGTATCAGATGCCTCCCGACTGGCGATTCCGCTTCATGGGCTCCCCCGAGTCGGTGGCCTTTGTCAACCAGTCTGCCGCCATGCGCGAGCACGTCAAGTCTGGCAAGGTCGACTTGACCTATATCCCCGCCAACATGAGCACCGCTGGTCAGGAGATGATCAGTCGTTTCTTGACGACGCTGTGGCTATACGATACTGTGCTGCAGCCTGCCGAGATCCTCCTCGTATTCCAGACCGACTCGATGGTCTGCGCCAATAACAAGCGCTCCATGGATGACTTTATTGGCTACGACTGGGTCGGTGCGCCTTGGAGTGTCGGAGGACGTTATGGTGGAAATGGAGGACTCTCGATCCGTCGCGTGAGCCGTATCATCGATATCCTGCGCAACCAGCGTCGCATTGAGGGCAGCCAGCCTGAAGACGTCTGGCTGTCTGAGCGTCTTGGACATCACAATGCCGGCAGCGTCGCCAACGGATCTATATCATCAACCTTCTCTGGAGAGATGAATGGAGGCCCGGTCGAGATTGTGCCTGAGCCTGAATGCGACGCCGACCTCGATGATGATCAGGAGGAGTGCGAGTGGGAGAACCTGCGAAACAAGTTGAGCGAACAAGGTCGGCCAGGTGATTGGGTCAAGGGCCTTGACGACTGGAGGAACGGATTCTACGAGCCCATGGGCTATCACATTGGCGGTGCCGGCCAGCTTCACGGCGCAGTCTGGGGACGAAAGGAGAAGCGCGATCACATCTACTCGTACTGCCCCGAGGcaaagatggtgttgaagatggacTGGGCAGAGTATATACCAGGCAACTGCGGAGAGTCCTGGTAA
- a CDS encoding CFEM domain-containing protein — protein sequence MKSVLIAAVLASAGTLAQSPLPSCAQTCALNALSSSGCGSTDVACVCKSTAFVEGYTSCVATSCSAEDAAKAEQYGVQLCGSAGVSVSGEAPATEAPAVSSEAPVAPSTPTEAPSAPSAPTAPSTPEAPTAPSAPAPPHPPKPSEKVPPVVPTESKPAEVPATPATPTAPLPTAGAGIVQVSNAVLLSVGLSMMLVLLN from the exons ATGAAGTCCGTCCTCATCGCCGCCGTCCTCGCTTCGGCAGGTACCCTGGCGCAGAGTCCTCTGCCCTCGTGCGCT CAAACTTGCGCCTTGAACGCTCTCTCCTCCAGCGGCTGTGGTTCCACTGACGTTGCCTGCGTCTGCAAGTCCACGGCCTTTGTCGAAGGCTACACTTCCTGTGTGGCCACGTCTTGCAGCGCCGAAGATGCCGCCA AGGCCGAGCAATACGGCGTTCAACTGTGCGGCTCTGCCGGCGTGAGCGTTAGCGGCGAGGCTCCGGCCACTGAAGCTCCTGCAGTTTCGAGTGAAGCGCCTGTGGCGCCCTCGACTCCGACTGAAGCCCCTTCGGCTCCTTCTGCTCCCACTGCCCCGTCTACTCCTGAAGCGCCGACTGCACCATCCGCTCCCGCTCCGCCTCATCCCCCGAAGCCCTCTGAGAAGGTCCCACCTGTT GTTCCTACCGAGTCCAAGCCCGCGGAAGTGCCTGCCACTCCTGCCACGCCCACGGCCCCCCTTCCAACTGCTGGTGCCGGAATTGTCCAGGTCTCGAATGCGGTTTTACTCTCGGTCGGACTTTCGATGATGCTGGTTCTGTTGAACTAA
- a CDS encoding RmlD-sub-bind domain-containing protein, which translates to MSASNGTSANRFLIWGGKGWVAGHLKELLEKQGKEVSSTTVRMEDVAGVAKVLDEIKPTHVLNAAGCTGRPNVDWCEDNKEQTVRSNVIGTLTLADQCAQRGIHCTIFATGCIYQYDEKHPMGGAGFKEEDAPNFVGSFYSMTKGHVEPILASYNNVLILRLRMPVSDDLHPRNFVTKISKYDRVVDIPNSNTILHDLLPGSILLAEHNNTGVYNFTNPGAISHNEVLALFKEIVRPNYTWKNFSLEEQSKVIKAGRSNCKLDTDKLVSKLKEYNYEIPEVHDAYRQCFERMKAAGVQ; encoded by the exons ATGTCTGCTTCCAACGGTACGTCTGCCAACCGCTTCCTCATCTGGGGCGGCAAGGGCTGGGTGGCTGGCCACCTCaaggagctcctcgagaagcaggGCAAGGAGGTTTCCAGCACCACTGTCCGCATGGAAGATGTCGCCGGTGTCGCCAAGGTgctcgacgagatcaagcCCACACACGTCCTCAATGCCGCTGGCTGCACTGGCCGACCCAACGTTGACTGGTGCGAGGACAACAAGGAGCAGACGGTTCGCTCCAACGTCATTGGTACTCTGACGTTGGCCGATCAGTGCGCCCAGCGAGGTATTCACTGCACCATCTTTGCGACCGGATGCATCTACCAGTATGACGAGAAGCACCCCATGGGCGGTGCTGgcttcaaggaggaggatgctccCAACTTTGTCGGTAGCTTTTACTCCATGACCAAGGGCCACGTTGAGCCT ATCCTGGCCAGCTACAACAATGTCCTCATTCTCCGTCTTCGCATGCCTGTGAGCGACGATCTTCACCCCCGGAATTTTGTCACCAAGATCTCCAAGTACGACCGCGTCGTCGACATTCCCAACagcaacaccatcctccACGACCTCCTCCCCGGCTCCATTCTCCTCGCTGAGCATAACAACACCGGAGTCTACAACTTCACCAACCCCGGCGCCATCTCCCACAACGAGGTGCTCGCCCTGTTCAAGGAGATTGTCCGCCCCAACTACACCTGGAAGAACTTTAGCCTCGAGGAGCAGtccaaggtcatcaaggcTGGTCGCAGCAACTGCAAGCTCGACACAGACAAGCTGGtcagcaagctcaaggagtaCAACTACGAGATTCCCGAGGTCCATGATGCCTACAGGCAGTGCTTTGAGCGTATGAAGGCTGCTGGCGTTCAATAG
- a CDS encoding NAD(P)-bd-dom domain-containing protein, giving the protein MAPHFDYSANMGSSNNNTNNNMHYNFLQDADVWQGAPILTGSTKFEPHPDVKNIMITGGAGFIASWLVRHLTLTYPHAYNIVSFDKLDYCASLNNTRALNEKRNFSFYQGDITNPVEVVDCLERYNIDTIFHFAAQSHVDLSFGNSYGFTHTNVYGTHVLLESAKKVGIKRLIHISTDEVYGEVKDDDDDLLEASILAPTNPYAASKAAAEMLVNSYMRSFKLPVIIVRSNNVYGPHQFPEKIIPKFSSLLHRGQPVVLHGDGSPTRRYLYAGDAADAFDTILHKGEMGQIYNVGSYDEISNITLCHKLLAEMGIDDQNTTEFKKWVKYTHDRPFNDHRYAVDATKLKQLGWTQKTPFEKGLKITMDWYQRYGDRWWGDISAVLSPFPLVVNKNVKPDNEPIMDSP; this is encoded by the exons ATGGCTCCTCACTTCGACTACTCTGCTAACATGGGctccagcaacaacaacaccaacaacaacatgcACTACAACTTCCTCCAGGACGCCGATGTCTGGCAGGGTGCGCCCATCTTGACGGGCAGCACCAAGTTTGAGCCTCACCCCGATGTCAAGAACATCATGATCACCGGTGGCGCCGGCTTCAT CGCTTCTTGGCTTGTGCGACACCTCACCCTCACGTATCCCCACGCCTACAACATCGTCTCTTTCGACAAGCTCGACTACTGCGCCTCGCTCAACAACACGCGCGCCCTCAACGAGAAGCGCAACTTTAGCTTCTACCAGGGCGACATCACCAACCCCGTCGAGGTGGTCGACTGCCTCGAGCGCTACAACATCGACACCATCTTCCACTTTGCCGCCCAGTCGCACGTCGACCTGAGCTTTGGCAACTCGTATGGCTTTACCCACACCAACGTCTACGGCACCCACGTGCTGCTCGAGAGTGCTAAGAAGGTTGGCATCAAGCGCCTCATTCACATCTCGACCGACGAGGTCTATGGAGAGgtcaaggacgacgacgatgatctCCTCGAGGCAAGCATTCTTGCTCCTACCAACCCTTATGCCGCGAGCAAGGCTGCCGCTGAGATGCTTGTGAATTCTTATATGCGAAGCTTCAAGCTCCCCGTCATTATCGTCCGGAGTAACAACGTCTACGGACCTCACCAATTCCCAGAGA AGATCATCCCCAAGTTCTCCTCCTTGCTACACCGCGGCCAGCCCGTGGTCCTCCACGGAGATGGCAGCCCAACACGTCGCTATCTCTATGCCGGAGACGCCGCCGACGCCTTCGACACCATCCTCCACAAGGGCGAGATGGGTCAGATCTACAACGTCGGCTCGTACGACGAAATCTCCAACATCACACTCTGTCACAAGCTCCTCGCCGAGATGGGCATCGACGACCAGAACACGACCGAGTTCAAGAAGTGGGTCAAGTACACCCACGACCGCCCCTTCAACGACCACAGATACGCCGTCGATGCTaccaagctcaagcagcTCGGCTGGACACAGAAGACACCCTTCGAGAAGGGTCTCAAGATCACCATGGACTGGTACCAGCGCTACGGTGACAGGTGGTGGGGCGACATCTCTGCCGTCCTCAGCCCGTTCCCCCTGGTTGTCAACAAGaatgtgaaaccggataaCGAACCTATCATGGACTCTCCATGA